The following coding sequences lie in one Natrarchaeobius halalkaliphilus genomic window:
- a CDS encoding DUF805 domain-containing protein, whose product MAPDRAENEPEEYDPEAEFRDPDSDSITIPRVPTEDAGSTLRADLAAEFGNGTPEIPDSLPEPSEVPADLRRTFWVIVLVVNAAVLAVSLGLILSLFNGLSTHGIALVVGGVVLFALAVRRYHNYQAANDTSEQIPDESERS is encoded by the coding sequence GTGGCCCCAGACCGGGCAGAAAACGAACCGGAAGAGTACGACCCCGAAGCGGAGTTTCGGGATCCCGACAGCGATTCGATTACGATCCCCCGCGTTCCGACCGAGGACGCTGGCTCGACGTTACGCGCCGACCTCGCGGCCGAGTTCGGCAACGGTACACCGGAGATACCCGACTCGTTGCCCGAGCCGTCGGAGGTACCCGCTGACCTTCGACGGACCTTCTGGGTAATCGTTCTCGTCGTCAATGCCGCCGTTCTCGCGGTTTCGCTCGGCCTCATCCTTTCGCTGTTCAACGGTCTCTCGACGCACGGCATCGCGCTTGTCGTTGGTGGCGTGGTGTTGTTCGCGTTGGCTGTCAGACGATACCACAACTATCAAGCCGCCAACGACACATCGGAACAGATACCGGACGAATCAGAACGATCATGA
- a CDS encoding DUF7346 family protein has protein sequence MKTVQDDTGKRYLLLKQSEHASLVRDPQNGNECYVRNDRLETVDDATALETAARTIPDPHRRLLTTVHDEETLGLLIELSERGPIDVRTLLDRYTLCESDLHGRLTVLTSAGLLAETAVAGEPAYQLTESCRTALETFRTGPIVDSPSETRLEGEP, from the coding sequence ATGAAAACCGTCCAGGACGACACCGGCAAGCGATACCTGTTGCTCAAGCAGTCCGAACACGCGAGTCTCGTACGTGACCCACAGAACGGAAACGAGTGTTACGTACGGAACGACCGCCTCGAAACTGTCGACGATGCGACCGCCCTCGAAACCGCTGCGCGAACGATCCCCGACCCACACCGAAGACTCCTGACGACCGTCCACGACGAAGAGACGCTGGGATTGCTTATCGAACTGTCCGAGCGAGGACCCATCGACGTCCGCACGCTGCTCGATCGCTACACGCTATGTGAGAGCGACCTCCACGGCAGGTTGACGGTCCTGACGTCCGCCGGACTGCTCGCAGAGACGGCGGTCGCCGGCGAGCCCGCGTATCAACTCACCGAGTCCTGCCGGACCGCACTCGAGACTTTCCGAACCGGACCCATCGTCGATTCGCCGTCGGAAACGCGACTCGAGGGTGAGCCCTGA
- a CDS encoding SDR family oxidoreductase, with translation MATAEDDDNADETGGVGSTGEDRCTRKKCVLITGCSSGIGRATALAFLEENWQVIATARNVDDLTALDEAGCTTLELDVTDHDQITRVVERTVEIGGAIDCLVNNAGYAQLGPLEDVSTVDLHRQFDVNVYGPHRLIRAALPHMRAQGDGRIINISSVMGRLSLPGSGAYSGSKHALEAMSDSLRGEVEEFGIDVVVIEPGTVETNFEERTAEELPGAERTPAYGTLYEIIGDVQLIGGGNGGPFASDPEDVARAIIEAGTHPEPPARYPVGPLGRFGVYARFLPDRLRDAGYVLLRKVV, from the coding sequence ATGGCCACCGCTGAGGACGACGACAACGCCGACGAGACCGGGGGCGTCGGCTCGACCGGCGAGGATCGCTGCACCCGAAAGAAGTGCGTCCTGATCACCGGCTGCTCGTCCGGGATCGGACGGGCAACCGCGCTCGCCTTTCTCGAGGAAAACTGGCAGGTGATCGCGACCGCACGAAACGTCGACGATCTCACCGCTCTGGACGAAGCGGGTTGTACGACGCTCGAACTGGACGTCACCGATCACGACCAGATCACACGCGTCGTCGAACGGACCGTCGAGATCGGCGGTGCGATCGACTGTCTCGTCAATAACGCGGGGTACGCACAGCTGGGACCGCTCGAGGACGTCTCGACGGTCGATCTCCACCGCCAGTTCGACGTCAACGTCTACGGTCCACATCGGCTGATCCGGGCCGCGCTTCCGCACATGCGCGCACAGGGAGACGGTCGGATCATCAATATCTCGAGCGTCATGGGTCGGCTATCGCTACCGGGTTCGGGGGCGTACTCCGGCTCGAAACACGCACTCGAGGCGATGAGCGATTCGCTCCGCGGTGAAGTCGAAGAGTTCGGTATCGACGTCGTCGTGATCGAACCTGGGACGGTCGAGACGAACTTCGAAGAGCGTACCGCGGAGGAGCTTCCGGGAGCCGAACGAACGCCAGCATACGGGACGCTCTACGAGATTATCGGAGACGTTCAACTGATCGGTGGCGGGAACGGAGGACCGTTCGCATCCGATCCCGAGGACGTCGCACGGGCGATCATAGAGGCTGGAACGCATCCCGAGCCGCCGGCCCGATATCCGGTCGGCCCGCTCGGCCGGTTCGGCGTCTACGCGCGATTCCTTCCGGACCGACTGCGGGATGCAGGGTACGTACTCCTGCGAAAAGTCGTCTGA
- a CDS encoding DNA-directed DNA polymerase translates to MTEAGQTGLAEFGTKSEDRPDEEAVAVAGNGGSSAADVVDVVEETLPESQGSLELAVMQVDYTIAGYGDDERPIMHVFGRTTDGELEHVRVVGFRPYFYAPTETLERPPEEEYDRLTGSAQSDEDGDPYESIRGERLTKVFGQTPRDVGQVRDDFEHYEADILFPNRFLIDKDVRSGIRVPERRADDDSLVVPHVEVEATDVDAEPRVLTFDIEVEDRRGFPEDGEEPIVCLTSHDSYRDEYVMWLYEAPVGDGEIPAEIDAYEPIEGDIDHEIRSFDEEEAMLEAFIEYVRETDGDVLTGWNFEDFDAPYLLDRLEELQDPNHDYDLSIDRLSRVDEVWRSNWGGPDIKGRVVFDLLYGYQRMVFSELDSYRLDAVGEAELGVGKERYAGDIGDLWEGDPTQLLEYNLRDVELCVELDRQQEIIPFWDEVRSFVGCKLEDAPTPGDAVDMYVLHEAHGRFALPSKGQQEAGEEYEGGAVFEPITGVKENVTVLDLKSLYPMCMTTVNASPETKVDPDEYDGETYVAPTEPDPIHFRKEPDGVMREMITELLAEREEKKGLRNEYEPGSAEYEQYDRQQGAVKVIMNSLYGVSGWEQFRLYDKEAASAITATGREVIEFTEVAAQELDYDVTYGDTDSVMLELGSSISKDDAIEQSFEIEKHINGRYDDFAREDLNAGSHRFQIEFEKLYRRFFQAGKKKRYAGHITWKEGKDVDTVDIVGFEYQRSDIAPITKEVQHRVIEMIVKEGDVEGAKEYVNGVIEDVLAGDISLEEIAIPGGIGKRLDNYDTDTAQVRGAKYANCLLGTNFQRGSKPKRLYLDRVDPAFFERLENEGAFDARTDPIYGAFKRDPDVICFEYDDQIPGEFEIDYDTMLEKTLKGPIERILEALGVSWDEVKSGQEQTGLDTFM, encoded by the coding sequence ATGACTGAGGCGGGCCAGACCGGACTCGCGGAGTTCGGCACGAAGTCCGAAGACCGGCCGGACGAAGAGGCAGTCGCCGTCGCGGGTAACGGTGGCTCGAGCGCCGCTGACGTGGTTGACGTCGTCGAAGAAACCCTCCCGGAATCCCAGGGTTCGCTCGAGCTCGCCGTGATGCAGGTCGACTACACGATCGCGGGCTACGGCGACGACGAACGGCCGATCATGCACGTGTTCGGTCGGACCACCGACGGCGAACTCGAGCACGTTCGGGTCGTCGGGTTCCGTCCATACTTCTATGCGCCGACGGAGACGCTAGAACGGCCGCCCGAAGAGGAATACGACCGACTGACGGGAAGTGCACAGTCGGACGAGGACGGCGATCCCTACGAGAGCATTCGCGGCGAGCGCCTGACAAAAGTGTTCGGACAGACGCCACGTGACGTCGGACAGGTCCGCGACGACTTCGAGCACTACGAAGCGGATATTCTCTTTCCGAATCGGTTTCTGATCGACAAAGACGTTCGCAGCGGCATTCGGGTGCCGGAACGACGGGCCGACGACGACTCGCTGGTCGTTCCACACGTGGAAGTCGAGGCGACGGACGTCGACGCCGAGCCTCGCGTGCTTACCTTCGACATCGAGGTTGAGGATCGTCGTGGCTTCCCGGAGGACGGCGAGGAGCCGATCGTCTGTCTCACCAGCCACGACTCCTACCGCGATGAGTACGTCATGTGGCTCTACGAGGCACCGGTCGGAGACGGCGAGATCCCGGCCGAAATCGACGCCTACGAGCCGATCGAGGGCGACATCGACCACGAGATCCGCAGCTTCGACGAGGAAGAAGCGATGCTCGAGGCCTTCATCGAATACGTCCGAGAAACCGATGGAGACGTCCTCACCGGCTGGAACTTTGAGGATTTCGACGCACCGTATCTCCTAGATCGCCTCGAGGAACTACAGGATCCCAACCACGACTACGACCTCTCGATCGATCGACTGTCGCGGGTCGACGAGGTCTGGCGGAGCAACTGGGGCGGCCCGGACATCAAAGGGCGCGTCGTCTTCGATCTATTGTACGGCTACCAGCGGATGGTCTTCTCCGAACTGGATTCCTACCGGCTCGACGCCGTTGGCGAGGCCGAGCTAGGTGTCGGGAAGGAACGCTACGCCGGTGACATCGGTGACCTCTGGGAAGGCGATCCAACCCAACTGCTCGAGTACAACCTTCGGGACGTCGAACTCTGCGTCGAACTCGATCGCCAACAGGAGATCATCCCGTTCTGGGACGAGGTCCGCTCGTTCGTCGGCTGCAAACTCGAGGACGCCCCGACGCCCGGAGATGCGGTCGACATGTACGTTCTCCACGAGGCACACGGTCGCTTTGCGTTGCCCTCGAAAGGCCAGCAGGAAGCGGGCGAAGAGTACGAGGGTGGGGCGGTGTTCGAACCGATCACGGGCGTCAAAGAGAACGTTACCGTACTCGACCTGAAAAGCCTGTATCCGATGTGCATGACGACGGTCAACGCCTCGCCGGAGACGAAGGTCGACCCCGACGAGTACGACGGGGAGACGTACGTCGCACCGACCGAACCCGACCCGATTCACTTCCGAAAGGAACCGGACGGCGTGATGCGCGAGATGATTACGGAACTGCTGGCCGAACGCGAGGAGAAAAAGGGGCTGCGAAACGAGTACGAACCCGGATCGGCGGAGTACGAACAGTACGACCGTCAGCAGGGGGCTGTCAAGGTTATTATGAACTCCCTCTACGGAGTATCGGGGTGGGAACAATTCAGACTCTACGATAAGGAAGCAGCATCAGCGATCACCGCGACCGGGCGTGAAGTGATCGAATTTACCGAGGTTGCCGCACAGGAACTCGATTACGACGTCACGTACGGTGATACGGACTCAGTGATGCTCGAACTCGGCTCGAGCATCTCGAAAGACGACGCTATCGAGCAATCCTTCGAGATCGAGAAACACATTAATGGGCGATACGACGACTTCGCTCGCGAGGACCTGAACGCCGGCTCCCACCGCTTTCAGATCGAGTTCGAGAAACTCTACCGCCGGTTCTTCCAGGCCGGGAAGAAGAAACGCTACGCCGGTCACATCACCTGGAAAGAGGGGAAAGACGTCGACACCGTCGACATCGTGGGCTTCGAGTACCAGCGATCCGACATCGCACCGATCACGAAAGAAGTCCAGCACCGAGTCATCGAGATGATCGTCAAAGAAGGCGACGTCGAAGGTGCAAAAGAGTACGTAAACGGCGTCATCGAGGACGTCCTCGCGGGCGATATTTCGCTCGAAGAGATCGCTATCCCCGGCGGAATCGGAAAGCGCCTCGACAATTACGACACCGACACGGCCCAGGTGCGGGGTGCGAAGTACGCAAACTGTCTGCTCGGAACGAATTTCCAGCGCGGCAGCAAACCCAAGCGTTTGTACCTCGATCGGGTCGATCCCGCGTTCTTCGAGCGTCTCGAGAACGAGGGGGCGTTCGACGCGCGCACCGATCCGATTTACGGTGCGTTCAAACGCGATCCGGACGTCATCTGCTTCGAATACGACGATCAGATCCCCGGGGAGTTCGAGATCGATTACGACACCATGCTCGAAAAAACGCTCAAGGGTCCGATCGAACGTATCCTCGAGGCGCTCGGCGTCTCCTGGGACGAGGTCAAATCCGGACAGGAACAAACCGGGCTCGATACGTTCATGTGA
- the sufD gene encoding Fe-S cluster assembly protein SufD yields the protein MSTQVHANLTEEQVREISGGLDEPDWLTETRLEALEALSDLEMPDVIRTPGRDWTNLHELDFESLVDPLNAAENKDQVGPADVDVLPWTQAVDEHEELLKEHFGSVVDPQENYLTALSTALFSTGTVVYVPAGVDAEDVTIRTEQNSRSLFNYTLVVTEESSSVTILERQATGSERDEQYYSGIVEVAAGENSYVQYGGLQNLSEDAYNFTVKRADAGTYATVNWIEGNLGTQLTKTEVSTELNGDSSETQIVAAFYGHNDQHFDLDVKVWHRAEHTTADLVTRGVTDDVSRSVYEGVQDVGRSAWDTSSYQRENTLMLSDESEADASPKLIINNHDTEASHSATVGQIDQEDLFYMTSRGVSPRDARNMLVEGFFVPVLEEIAVDELRDDLEELIRARLRQRE from the coding sequence ATGAGTACGCAGGTACACGCCAACCTCACGGAAGAACAGGTTCGGGAGATCAGCGGTGGCCTCGACGAGCCGGACTGGCTCACGGAGACCCGTCTCGAGGCGCTCGAGGCACTCTCCGACCTGGAGATGCCGGACGTCATCCGGACGCCCGGTCGGGACTGGACCAACCTCCACGAACTCGACTTTGAGTCGCTTGTGGACCCGTTGAACGCGGCCGAAAACAAAGATCAGGTCGGTCCAGCCGACGTGGACGTCCTTCCGTGGACACAAGCCGTCGACGAACACGAAGAGCTGCTGAAAGAGCACTTCGGTTCCGTCGTCGACCCACAGGAGAACTACCTGACGGCCCTGTCGACCGCGCTCTTTAGCACCGGAACCGTCGTCTACGTTCCCGCGGGCGTCGACGCCGAGGACGTCACCATCCGAACCGAGCAGAACTCCCGATCGCTGTTCAACTACACGCTCGTCGTCACCGAGGAATCGTCCTCCGTCACGATTCTCGAGCGTCAGGCGACCGGATCGGAGCGAGACGAACAGTACTACAGCGGCATCGTCGAAGTCGCCGCGGGCGAAAACAGCTACGTCCAGTACGGCGGACTCCAGAACCTCTCGGAAGACGCCTACAACTTCACCGTCAAACGCGCCGACGCGGGCACGTACGCGACGGTCAACTGGATCGAAGGCAATCTCGGAACCCAGCTGACCAAGACCGAGGTTTCGACGGAACTCAACGGCGACTCCTCCGAAACGCAGATCGTCGCTGCCTTCTACGGTCACAACGACCAGCACTTCGACCTCGATGTCAAAGTCTGGCATCGCGCAGAGCACACGACGGCCGATCTCGTTACCCGTGGCGTCACCGACGACGTCTCCCGATCGGTCTACGAAGGCGTCCAGGACGTCGGCCGAAGCGCCTGGGATACGAGTTCCTATCAGCGCGAGAATACGCTCATGTTGAGCGACGAGAGCGAGGCCGACGCCTCCCCGAAGCTCATCATCAACAACCACGATACCGAGGCGAGTCACTCCGCAACGGTCGGCCAGATCGACCAGGAAGATCTGTTCTACATGACCTCTCGGGGCGTCTCGCCGCGCGACGCGCGAAACATGCTCGTCGAGGGATTCTTCGTTCCCGTTCTCGAGGAGATCGCCGTCGACGAACTACGCGACGACCTCGAGGAACTCATTCGGGCGCGGCTTCGACAGCGCGAGTAA
- a CDS encoding DUF555 domain-containing protein produces MGNYLVAMEAAWLVRDVNEIDDAIGVAVSEAGKRLNSEGLEYVEVEVGATGCPACGEPFDSAFIAAQTSLVGLGLEMEVFNADNEEHASRIAKSEVGGALRDVPLSVSQVIETDEDE; encoded by the coding sequence ATGGGAAACTATCTCGTCGCGATGGAAGCAGCGTGGCTCGTTCGTGACGTCAACGAAATCGACGACGCGATCGGTGTCGCCGTCAGCGAAGCGGGGAAACGACTCAACAGTGAAGGGCTGGAATACGTCGAGGTCGAAGTGGGCGCAACGGGCTGTCCCGCCTGCGGCGAGCCGTTCGATTCGGCGTTTATCGCCGCCCAGACGTCCCTCGTCGGTCTCGGACTCGAGATGGAGGTGTTCAACGCCGACAACGAGGAACACGCCTCTCGGATCGCAAAGAGCGAGGTCGGCGGCGCACTCCGGGACGTCCCGTTGTCGGTGTCTCAAGTCATCGAAACCGACGAAGACGAGTAA
- a CDS encoding CBS domain-containing protein — protein MELPTPADLRQRRTDLGLTQSELAEKADVSQPLIARIEGGDVDPRLSTLRRIVNALEKAESDVVRADDLMNEDVVSIAPEDPVSEAARKMEAEAYSQLAIIQDGIPVGSISQGDLVHLDSDVRDEPVEEHMSESFPTVSKDATLDEISNLLEHYKAVMITEAGETVGIITEADIARRLS, from the coding sequence ATGGAGCTTCCGACCCCTGCGGATCTGCGCCAGCGCCGCACCGACCTCGGGTTGACCCAGAGCGAGCTCGCGGAGAAAGCCGACGTCTCACAGCCGTTGATCGCGCGTATCGAAGGCGGGGACGTCGATCCGAGACTTTCGACGCTCCGACGCATCGTCAACGCCCTCGAGAAGGCAGAAAGCGACGTCGTCCGCGCCGACGACCTGATGAACGAAGACGTCGTGAGTATCGCTCCAGAAGACCCCGTGAGCGAGGCCGCACGAAAGATGGAGGCCGAAGCGTACTCGCAACTCGCCATCATTCAGGACGGAATTCCCGTCGGCTCGATCAGCCAGGGAGACCTCGTCCACCTGGACTCGGACGTTCGCGACGAGCCTGTCGAAGAACACATGAGCGAAAGCTTCCCCACCGTCTCGAAGGACGCAACCCTGGACGAGATCAGTAACCTGCTCGAACACTACAAGGCCGTCATGATCACGGAGGCCGGCGAAACCGTCGGCATCATCACGGAAGCCGACATCGCACGGCGGCTGTCGTAG
- a CDS encoding DUF7331 family protein — translation MIDVSTLNDDDVMDRSENRTLPKGTATIETYEIDDGVVFYDAENPLAWVETSETIPLAELA, via the coding sequence GTGATCGATGTGTCTACCCTGAACGATGACGACGTGATGGATCGGAGCGAGAACCGAACCCTGCCCAAGGGAACTGCGACGATCGAGACCTACGAAATCGACGACGGTGTCGTCTTCTACGACGCCGAAAATCCACTCGCATGGGTGGAAACCTCCGAGACGATTCCGCTCGCTGAACTCGCCTGA
- a CDS encoding ABC transporter ATP-binding protein produces the protein MARLELRNLHAEVAEGDEKILEGVDLEVESGEIHALMGPNGSGKSTTAKVIAGHPAYEVTEGEVLIHLDANEFGSDVDIDDDQRTWNILELEPNERAALGVFLAFQYPAEIEGVTMTNFLRTALNAKIEEREELFEGADEDDEEAGFESSPMEGPQDDGEVGVAEFQEILAEKMEQLDMDEKFARRYLNAGFSGGEKKQNEVLQAAILEPSVAVLDEIDSGLDIDRLQDVSNGINALRDEQGTGILQITHYQRILDYVEPDHVHVMLDGKIAKSGGPELAEELEDKGYDWVRDEVYGTA, from the coding sequence ATGGCACGTCTCGAACTACGTAACCTACACGCAGAAGTCGCGGAGGGCGACGAGAAGATCCTCGAGGGTGTCGATCTCGAGGTCGAGTCGGGTGAGATCCACGCGCTGATGGGACCGAACGGCTCCGGAAAGTCGACGACGGCAAAGGTCATCGCCGGCCATCCGGCCTACGAGGTCACGGAAGGCGAGGTCCTGATTCATCTCGACGCGAACGAGTTCGGTTCGGACGTCGACATCGACGACGACCAGCGCACCTGGAACATCCTCGAGCTCGAACCCAACGAACGCGCAGCGCTCGGGGTCTTCCTCGCGTTCCAGTATCCGGCCGAAATCGAAGGCGTCACGATGACGAACTTCCTTCGAACGGCGCTCAACGCGAAGATCGAAGAGCGTGAGGAGCTCTTCGAGGGTGCAGACGAAGACGACGAAGAGGCTGGATTCGAGTCGTCTCCGATGGAAGGACCGCAGGACGACGGCGAAGTCGGCGTTGCCGAGTTCCAGGAAATCCTCGCGGAGAAGATGGAACAACTGGATATGGACGAGAAGTTCGCCCGCCGCTACCTCAATGCTGGCTTTTCCGGCGGGGAGAAAAAGCAGAACGAAGTCCTCCAGGCGGCCATCCTCGAGCCGTCGGTCGCCGTCCTCGACGAGATCGACTCCGGGCTCGACATCGATCGCCTGCAGGACGTCTCGAACGGGATCAACGCCCTTCGTGACGAGCAGGGAACCGGTATTCTCCAGATCACGCACTACCAGCGCATCCTCGATTACGTCGAACCCGATCACGTCCACGTGATGCTCGATGGAAAGATCGCAAAGAGCGGCGGGCCCGAACTCGCTGAGGAGCTCGAGGACAAGGGGTACGACTGGGTCCGTGACGAAGTCTACGGCACCGCGTAA
- the sufB gene encoding Fe-S cluster assembly protein SufB, which produces MSSEQDHLKETDTEARFEFKKEQNAAVKSGKGLTEEVIRMISEDKDEPDWMLERRLRALKQYHNMPMPTDWPGQPDLTQLDIGEIVPYIRPDVDKREGVDDWTELPDEIKDTFDKLGIPEAEKNALSGVGAQYESEVVYQNMQDQWEEKGVVFMNMDRAVQEHPDLVKEHFMTTCVPPSDNKFAALHGAVWSGGSFVYVPEGVTVEMPVQAYFRMNSEGMGQFEHTLIIAEEGAEVHYIEGCSAPKYGSHNLHSGGVEVFVGEDAHVQYSTVQNWSKNTFNLNTKRAICEADGTMEWISGSMGSKATMLYPCTILKGRGSTDTHITIAFAGEGQDIDTGAKVYHNAPDTSSTIESKSISKDGGRTNYRGLVHIADGAENSSTAVECDALMFDNESTSDTMPYMEIEESKVDVAHEATVGKIGDEDIFYLQSRGLDDDDAKKMIVAGFIEPITEELPIEYAVELNRLIELEMEGSLG; this is translated from the coding sequence ATGAGTTCCGAACAAGATCACCTCAAAGAGACGGACACCGAAGCTCGGTTCGAGTTCAAAAAAGAGCAGAACGCCGCGGTCAAATCGGGCAAGGGTCTGACCGAGGAGGTCATACGCATGATCTCCGAGGACAAGGACGAACCCGACTGGATGCTTGAGCGACGCCTTCGTGCGCTCAAGCAGTATCACAACATGCCGATGCCGACGGACTGGCCCGGCCAGCCGGACCTGACGCAACTGGATATCGGCGAGATCGTTCCGTACATCCGCCCGGACGTCGACAAGCGCGAAGGCGTTGACGACTGGACGGAACTCCCCGACGAGATCAAAGACACCTTCGACAAGCTGGGCATCCCAGAAGCCGAGAAGAACGCTCTCTCGGGCGTCGGCGCACAGTACGAATCGGAGGTCGTCTACCAGAACATGCAAGATCAGTGGGAAGAAAAGGGTGTCGTCTTCATGAACATGGACCGCGCGGTCCAGGAACACCCCGACCTCGTCAAAGAACACTTCATGACGACGTGCGTGCCGCCGAGCGACAACAAGTTCGCGGCGCTCCACGGAGCCGTCTGGTCGGGCGGTTCGTTCGTCTACGTTCCCGAAGGCGTCACCGTCGAGATGCCGGTTCAGGCCTACTTCCGAATGAACTCCGAGGGAATGGGGCAGTTCGAACACACCCTCATCATCGCAGAAGAAGGGGCGGAAGTCCACTACATCGAGGGCTGTTCCGCGCCGAAGTACGGGTCCCACAACCTCCACTCCGGTGGCGTCGAAGTCTTCGTCGGTGAAGACGCTCACGTCCAGTACTCGACCGTCCAGAACTGGTCGAAGAACACGTTCAACCTCAATACCAAACGTGCGATCTGTGAGGCCGACGGAACGATGGAGTGGATCTCCGGCAGCATGGGATCGAAAGCGACCATGCTCTATCCCTGTACGATCCTCAAGGGTCGCGGCTCGACCGACACCCACATCACCATCGCCTTTGCGGGCGAGGGTCAGGATATCGACACCGGGGCAAAAGTCTATCACAACGCGCCCGACACCAGCTCGACGATCGAGTCCAAATCGATCTCGAAGGACGGCGGCCGGACCAACTACCGCGGCCTCGTTCACATCGCAGACGGCGCGGAGAACTCGAGCACTGCGGTCGAGTGTGACGCGCTGATGTTCGACAACGAATCGACCTCGGACACCATGCCGTACATGGAGATCGAAGAGTCGAAAGTCGACGTCGCCCACGAGGCCACCGTCGGTAAAATCGGTGACGAGGACATCTTCTACCTTCAATCGCGTGGACTCGACGACGACGACGCAAAGAAGATGATCGTCGCCGGCTTCATCGAGCCGATCACGGAGGAACTGCCGATCGAGTACGCGGTCGAACTCAACCGCCTCATCGAACTCGAGATGGAAGGAAGCCTCGGATAA